A window of Macadamia integrifolia cultivar HAES 741 unplaced genomic scaffold, SCU_Mint_v3 scaffold337, whole genome shotgun sequence contains these coding sequences:
- the LOC122068059 gene encoding U-box domain-containing protein 35-like, whose translation MMEEREILKAEDSLALPPPPPITVAVAISGSKQSKWVLKWALEKFIPEGRILFKLLHVRPKVTVIPSPLGSLLISQVREDVATEYKKEVERKTSELLLPYKQMCARRKVQVDVMVIEADDVARAVSGVVAKFTISKLVIGASLSLFSRKFKGHDSSSKISECTPTFCTVYVVSKGNLAFVRPSTSVSNVGTESEISDSSESDNSSSYASSLMTGSTPDHSRGSSLDTNDVDIMSSYSNDADIRNDGNRFSSYESFRADNDSQISARASTSEVLKDFHSSGAQVDINLELERLRIELRNLKGMYAVAQTEKIDASQKLNDLHKRQLEEAVKLKEITSKEEEARELARQEKEKHKEARKEAEYIKKRAEREASQRKQEEIKANRDATEKKKLEKALASPVQPYLIFTWEEIVSATSSFSENLRIGMGAYGTVYKCSLNYTTAAVKVLHSKESRWTKQFEQELEILSNIHHPHLLLLLGACPDHSCLVYEYMENGSLEERLLQKDNTPPIPWFERYRIALEVASALTFLHKSKPKPIIHCDLKPANILLDHNFVSKIGDVGLSMLLPSDYSSVATIYRDTGLVGTLCYIDPEYQRTGLISPKSDVYAFGMVILQLLTAKPAIGLTGIVEEAVENGRLMGILDPEAGEWPIGETQELAVLGLRCAELQRRDRPDLKTEVLPVLEKLKKISDKARDLAPTVRSSPPQHFICPILQDVMVEPCVAADGYTYDRKAIEIWLKENENSPMTNLPLPNKNLLPNNALLSAIMEWKSRR comes from the exons ATGATGGAAGAAAGGGAAATTCTTAAAGCAGAGGACAGTCTTGCATTGCCACCtcctccacctataactgttgCAGTGGCTATCAGTGGAAGTAAACAAAGCAAATGGGTTCTCAAATGGGCACTGGAGAAGTTCATTCCCGAGGGGAGAATTTTATTCAAGCTGTTGCATGTTCGTCCAAAAGTTACGGTGATCCCTTCTCCTT TGGGATCCCTACTTATCTCTCAAGTACGAGAAGATGTAGCTACTGAATATAAAAAGGAAGTGGAAAGAAAAACAAGTGAGCTGCTTCTTCCCTACAAGCAAATGTGTGCAAGAAGAAAG GTGCAAGTAGATGTCATGGTGATTGAAGCAGATGATGTCGCACGTGCAGTCTCTGGAGTAGTTGCCAAGTTCACAATCAGCAAGCTTGTCATAGGAGCATCCCTTAGCTTGTTCTCAAG GAAATTTAAGGGTCATGATTCATCCTCAAAAATCTCGGAATGCACTCCCACATTTTGTACAGTCTACGTTGTATCAAAAGGAAATTTGGCATTTGTGCGTCCATCAACTTCAGTGTCAAACGTGGGTACTGAAAGTGAAATTAGTGATTCAAGTGAATCTGACAACAGTTCAAGTTATGCTTCCAGCTTAATGACAG GATCAACTCCAGACCATTCTAGAGGTTCATCTCTGGATACTAATGAtgtggacattatgagttcatATTCGAATGACGCAGATATTCGAAATGATGGAAATAGATTTTCTAGTTATGAAAGCTTTCGGGCAGATAATGATTCACAGATTTCTGCTCGTGCATCCACCTCAGAAGTTCTGAAAGATTTTCATTCATCAGGAGCCCAG GTTGATATTAATCTTGAGTTAGAAAGGCTGAGAATTGAACTCAGAAATCTTAAGGGAATGTATGCAGTGGCTCAAACTGAGAAAATTGATGCTTCTCAGAAG CTAAATGACCTGCATAAACGCCAGTTGGAAGAAGCTGTTAAGCTAAAGGAGATCACCTCCAAGGAGGAGGAAGCTAGAGAATTGGCAagacaagagaaagagaaacataaAGAAGCAAGGAAGGAAGCTGAGTACATAAAGAAACGTGCTGAAAGAGAAGCTTCACAAAGGAAGCAAGAAGAGATTAAAGCCAATCGCGATGCCACAGAGAAAAAAAAGCTTGAGAAGGCCCTTGCAAGTCCTGTTCAGCCATACCTGATATTCACATGGGAAGAGATTGTATCAGCAACATCATCATTCTCTGAGAATCTGAGGATTGGAATGGGAGCATATGGTACTGTTTACAAGTGTAGTTTGAATTATACAACAGCAGCTGTGAAAGTCCTTCACTCCAAAGAGAGTCGGTGGACCAAGCAATTCGAACAAGAG CTTGAAATCTTGAGCAACATCCATCATCCCCATTTGCTGCTTCTTCTTGGTGCCTGTCCTGATCACAGCTGCCTAGTTTATGAGTACATGGAGAATGGGAGCCTGGAGGAGAGGTTGCTTCAAAAGGATAATACACCCCCCATCCCATGGTTCGAACGGTACCGAATAGCTTTGGAAGTAGCTTCTGCATTGACTTTCCTACACaagtcaaaaccaaaaccaatcatCCATTGCGATCTGAAACCAGCGAACATCTTGCTTGATCATAACTTTGTTAGCAAGATTGGTGATGTAGGCCTTTCCATGTTGCTTCCTTCAGACTATTCTTCAGTAGCTACCATATACAGAGATACAGGCCTTGTTGGGACTCTTTGCTACATAGACCCTGAATATCAACGAACTGGGTTGATCTCACCCAAGTCTGATGTTTATGCATTTGGAATGGTAATCTTGCAGTTGCTAACAGCCAAACCTGCGATTGGCCTGACTGGCATAGTGGAAGAAGCTGTAGAAAATGGTCGCTTGATGGGCATTTTAGATCCGGAGGCTGGGGAGTGGCCAATTGGAGAAACACAAGAATTAGCTGTGTTGGGATTGAGATGTGCAGAACTACAACGTAGAGATAGACCTGATTTGAAGACAGAAGTCCTTCCAGTTTTGGAGAAATTGAAAAAGATTTCTGACAAGGCCAGAGATTTGGCACCAACTGTCAGATCATCCCCACCACAACATTTCATCTGCCCAATCCTTCAA GATGTAATGGTTGAACCCTGTGTTGCTGCAGACGGCTACACATATGACCGCAAAGCAATTGAGATATGGCTCAAAGAGAATGAGAACTCACCCATGACTAATTTACCTTTACCCAATAAGAATCTTTTACCCAATAATGCACTTCTCTCTGCAATTATGGAGTGGAAGTCTAGAAGATAA